Proteins encoded within one genomic window of Borreliella spielmanii:
- a CDS encoding Mlp family lipoprotein codes for MKVINILFCLFLIMLNGCNADDTNTQQTTKIRKKRDLSKEESKEEKLKSKEELLREKLSDDQKKHLDWLKTALTGAGEFDKFLGYDEDKIKEALDHIKKELDSCTGNQADEQKNTFKQTVQGALKGDIDEFTDQASSTCGSGN; via the coding sequence ATGAAAGTTATAAATATATTATTTTGTTTATTTTTAATTATGCTAAATGGCTGTAATGCTGATGATACCAATACCCAACAAACAACAAAAATTAGAAAAAAACGTGATTTAAGTAAAGAAGAGTCAAAAGAAGAAAAACTTAAATCTAAAGAAGAACTTCTTAGAGAAAAGCTATCTGATGATCAAAAAAAACACCTTGATTGGTTAAAAACCGCTTTAACTGGTGCTGGAGAATTTGATAAATTTTTGGGATATGATGAAGACAAAATAAAAGAAGCACTTGATCATATAAAAAAAGAACTTGATAGCTGTACTGGAAATCAAGCAGATGAACAAAAAAACACTTTTAAACAGACGGTTCAAGGAGCCCTTAAGGGCGATATAGACGAATTTACAGACCAAGCAAGTAGTACATGTGGTAGTGGTAATTAA